One stretch of Siphonobacter curvatus DNA includes these proteins:
- a CDS encoding 3-keto-disaccharide hydrolase, which translates to MHRTFALVLVLVCSSLFTFADQPAKAKWKSLFNGKDLTGWKVYGTEKWYVENGQLICESGPDKQYGYLATEEQFKDFEVEASFKQEADGNSGIFFHSSIEGTKVSGWQVEVAPPNHATGGIYESYGRGWLIKPDPAKDKALKMGEWNTMKIRVQGNTVTSWLNGKEMVTMTDPAFGSKTGSIALQIHDGGGIKVRWKDIKVRTL; encoded by the coding sequence ATGCATCGCACATTCGCACTGGTTTTAGTGCTGGTCTGCTCCAGTTTGTTCACCTTCGCGGATCAACCCGCAAAAGCCAAATGGAAGTCGCTTTTTAATGGTAAAGACCTCACGGGCTGGAAAGTGTACGGTACCGAAAAATGGTACGTCGAAAACGGTCAGCTCATTTGCGAGAGTGGTCCTGACAAACAGTACGGCTACCTGGCCACGGAAGAACAATTCAAGGATTTTGAAGTAGAAGCTAGTTTCAAACAGGAAGCCGATGGCAACAGCGGTATCTTCTTCCACTCTTCCATCGAAGGCACCAAAGTGTCGGGCTGGCAGGTAGAGGTAGCTCCTCCAAACCACGCGACGGGCGGCATCTACGAATCATACGGACGGGGCTGGCTTATCAAACCCGATCCGGCTAAGGACAAGGCTTTGAAAATGGGCGAATGGAATACGATGAAAATTCGCGTACAGGGCAATACTGTTACCTCCTGGCTTAACGGCAAAGAAATGGTAACGATGACTGATCCGGCTTTCGGTTCAAAAACCGGTAGCATCGCTTTGCAAATTCACGATGGCGGTGGGATTAAAGTTCGCTGGAAAGACATCAAAGTTCGGACGTTGTAG
- a CDS encoding pyruvate carboxylase, whose protein sequence is MTPEYVRKIKRLLVANRGEIAIRIMRAATELGIQTIAVYTYEDRYSLHRYKADEAYQIGRDEDPLKPYLDVEGLIALAKRKNIDAIHPGYGFLSENTTLATRCREENIIFVGPSPEAMHALGDKVIAKDTAIKAGLPVIQDAKIKGEPIEKVISEAERIGFPIMLKAAAGGGGRGMRVVRDAESLERSYNEARNEAKNAFGDDTIFIEKYIENPKHIEVQLLGDQHGNLLHLFERDCSVQRRFQKVVEIAPSVNLKQETRDKLYEYAVAIGKAVNYSCAGTVEFLVDKEENIYFIEVNPRIQVEHTITEEITGIDLVRSQLLVAMNYKLSDNGIYLHSQDDVEMSGFAIQCRITTEDPANGFKPDFGTIIAYRNAAGFGIRLDEGSTYPGMKISPYFDSMLVKVSSSGRTFKGAIQRLERALVEFRIRGVKTNIPFLQNVLAHPTFQSGLCTVQFIDNSPELFNFRKSQDRSTKLLRYLGEVIVNGNPDVKVKNQKTFRTPIVPSTDPYGEFPMGNKDRLTRLGPAKFAEWVKEHNTILYTDTTFRDGHQSLLATRVRTDDMLEVASGFAKAFPQLFSMEVWGGATFDVSMRFLYENPWTRLRQFREAMPNMLLQMLFRGSNAVGYSAYPDNLIETFVEKSWESGVDVFRIFDSLNWIDSMKVSIKAVQERTGGIAEAAICYTGDFLQHKNNPNYKYSLQYYLDLARQLEDLGSHMLCIKDMAGLLKPQQAAILVSELKKVLSIPVHLHTHDTSSIQPATYLKAIEAGVDVVDCSIAAMSGLTAQPNFNSVVAMMQGHEREHPIDLSLLNQYSTYWEDVREYYYPFESGMKSGSAEVYDNEVPGGQFSNLRQQAISMGVGDQFETLKKNYITANQLFGDIVKVTPSSKVVGDMAIFMTTNNLTSDEIFLRGDSLSFPESVKGFFKGELGQPAGGFPEKLQKLVLKDDEPITGRPNDSLPPLNIDEDFEAFKKKFPNAETFMGNDGAFLDYLAYKMYPKVYEEFYVASDRYGDVSKLPTPAFFYGLKQDEEVLVTIEEGKTIMIKLSYVSEPDETGHRTVTFDLNGQARRISIKDQTFKATKAQNEKVTKAGQIGAPLQGRLVRIQVKEGQEVKKNQPLFVIEAMKMESIVAAPIAGKVSAITLTEGTVVEQDDWVLTIE, encoded by the coding sequence ATGACTCCTGAATACGTCCGCAAAATCAAGCGTCTGCTGGTAGCCAACCGGGGCGAAATTGCCATTCGCATTATGCGGGCCGCTACCGAACTGGGCATCCAGACTATTGCTGTCTATACGTACGAAGATCGTTACTCGCTCCATCGCTATAAAGCCGACGAAGCCTATCAGATTGGCCGGGATGAAGACCCGCTCAAGCCTTACCTCGACGTGGAAGGACTGATTGCTCTGGCCAAACGCAAAAACATCGACGCCATTCACCCCGGCTACGGTTTCTTGAGCGAAAACACGACGCTGGCGACCCGTTGCCGTGAGGAAAATATCATTTTCGTAGGCCCATCACCCGAAGCCATGCACGCTCTGGGTGATAAAGTGATTGCCAAGGATACCGCTATCAAGGCCGGACTTCCCGTCATCCAAGACGCGAAAATCAAGGGAGAACCCATTGAAAAAGTTATCTCCGAAGCCGAACGTATCGGTTTCCCGATCATGCTGAAAGCCGCCGCTGGCGGCGGTGGCCGGGGAATGCGGGTCGTTCGCGACGCTGAATCCCTGGAACGCTCCTACAATGAAGCCCGGAATGAAGCCAAAAATGCGTTCGGTGACGATACGATTTTCATTGAGAAATACATTGAAAATCCCAAGCACATTGAAGTACAGTTGCTGGGCGATCAGCACGGCAATCTGCTTCATCTTTTCGAACGGGATTGCTCCGTACAGCGTCGTTTCCAGAAGGTCGTAGAAATTGCCCCTTCCGTCAACCTTAAGCAGGAAACCCGCGACAAGCTGTACGAATACGCCGTGGCGATCGGTAAGGCCGTTAATTATTCCTGTGCCGGTACGGTGGAATTTCTGGTCGATAAGGAAGAGAATATCTACTTTATCGAAGTGAACCCCCGTATTCAGGTAGAGCATACGATTACGGAAGAAATTACCGGTATCGACTTGGTACGCAGTCAGTTGCTGGTAGCGATGAACTACAAGCTCTCCGACAACGGCATCTACCTGCATAGTCAGGATGACGTGGAGATGAGTGGCTTTGCCATCCAGTGCCGCATCACAACCGAAGATCCTGCGAACGGTTTTAAACCCGATTTCGGTACCATCATTGCGTACCGCAACGCCGCTGGTTTCGGGATTCGTCTGGACGAAGGTTCGACGTATCCGGGGATGAAAATTTCCCCCTACTTCGATTCCATGCTGGTGAAGGTTTCTTCGTCGGGCCGTACCTTCAAGGGAGCCATTCAGCGACTGGAACGGGCATTAGTCGAATTCCGGATTCGCGGGGTGAAAACCAATATTCCCTTCCTGCAGAACGTACTCGCCCACCCGACCTTCCAGTCGGGATTGTGTACCGTGCAGTTCATTGACAATTCGCCCGAACTCTTCAATTTCCGTAAATCACAGGATCGCTCGACCAAGCTGTTACGCTACCTAGGCGAAGTGATCGTGAACGGCAATCCGGACGTAAAAGTCAAAAATCAGAAGACGTTCCGTACGCCCATCGTACCCAGCACGGATCCGTACGGCGAGTTCCCGATGGGTAACAAAGACCGCCTGACGCGTCTCGGCCCAGCCAAGTTTGCGGAGTGGGTCAAGGAACACAATACCATTTTGTATACGGATACGACCTTCCGCGATGGACACCAGTCACTGCTGGCCACGCGGGTACGTACCGACGACATGTTGGAAGTAGCTTCGGGTTTTGCGAAAGCGTTCCCGCAGCTATTTTCCATGGAAGTCTGGGGTGGAGCGACCTTCGACGTTTCGATGCGGTTCCTTTACGAAAACCCCTGGACGCGACTGCGGCAGTTCCGCGAAGCCATGCCAAACATGCTGCTTCAGATGTTATTCCGGGGTAGCAATGCCGTGGGGTACTCAGCGTATCCGGATAACCTGATTGAAACCTTCGTGGAAAAATCCTGGGAGTCGGGCGTGGATGTGTTCCGCATTTTCGATTCGCTCAACTGGATTGATTCGATGAAGGTATCGATCAAGGCCGTACAGGAACGCACGGGAGGGATTGCCGAAGCGGCCATTTGCTACACGGGCGATTTCCTGCAACACAAGAATAATCCGAACTACAAATATTCGCTACAATATTACCTGGATCTGGCCCGTCAGTTGGAAGACCTGGGTTCGCACATGCTTTGTATCAAGGACATGGCGGGCTTACTGAAACCACAACAGGCGGCCATTCTGGTGAGTGAACTGAAGAAAGTACTGAGCATTCCTGTACACCTGCACACGCACGACACGTCCTCGATTCAGCCGGCTACGTACCTAAAAGCCATCGAAGCGGGTGTAGACGTAGTGGATTGCTCCATTGCAGCGATGTCAGGACTGACGGCTCAGCCCAACTTCAACTCCGTAGTAGCCATGATGCAGGGCCACGAACGCGAGCATCCGATTGACTTGTCATTGCTGAATCAGTATTCTACGTATTGGGAGGATGTTCGGGAATACTACTATCCGTTTGAAAGTGGCATGAAGTCCGGTTCGGCGGAAGTATACGACAACGAAGTACCCGGCGGTCAGTTCTCGAACTTACGCCAGCAGGCTATTTCGATGGGCGTAGGCGATCAGTTCGAAACGCTGAAGAAAAACTATATCACGGCCAATCAGCTTTTCGGGGATATTGTGAAAGTAACCCCTTCGTCGAAAGTAGTCGGTGATATGGCGATTTTCATGACGACCAATAACCTAACGTCGGATGAGATTTTCTTACGCGGTGATTCGCTGAGTTTTCCCGAGTCGGTGAAAGGCTTCTTTAAAGGTGAACTGGGTCAACCCGCGGGTGGATTCCCCGAAAAACTGCAGAAGCTGGTGTTGAAAGACGACGAACCCATTACTGGCCGTCCGAACGACAGTTTGCCGCCGCTGAATATTGACGAAGATTTCGAAGCGTTCAAGAAAAAATTCCCCAACGCGGAGACTTTCATGGGTAATGACGGAGCCTTCCTCGATTACCTGGCGTACAAAATGTATCCGAAGGTCTATGAAGAATTCTACGTCGCTTCAGATCGCTACGGAGATGTGAGTAAGCTGCCTACGCCGGCGTTCTTCTACGGATTGAAACAGGACGAAGAGGTCCTCGTGACGATTGAGGAAGGAAAGACGATCATGATCAAACTTTCCTACGTATCCGAGCCCGACGAAACGGGTCATCGGACGGTAACCTTCGATCTGAACGGACAGGCTCGCCGGATTTCCATCAAAGACCAAACGTTTAAGGCCACCAAAGCCCAGAATGAAAAGGTTACGAAAGCGGGTCAGATTGGGGCTCCCTTACAGGGCCGTCTGGTACGCATTCAGGTAAAAGAAGGCCAGGAAGTAAAGAAAAATCAGCCGCTGTTCGTGATTGAAGCCATGAAAATGGAAAGTATCGTAGCGGCTCCGATCGCTGGTAAAGTCTCGGCCATTACGTTAACGGAAGGTACCGTCGTCGAACAGGATGACTGGGTACTGACGATTGAATAG
- a CDS encoding DUF3592 domain-containing protein, which translates to MRTLRHERTFLQHSLIRKAMNFSLHNSLLMSLPRPAGMTQPGAEFMLPFLVIALACVGVGFYFANRRQQWLQHSAVAEGVIVDVLKKYNRDDKMGNYPLLFPQVKFSVGNHQFVAQGEEALSQPIQVGETVAVRYNIENPEDATLGTDHVPGTNPKVFYILGGVFVLISVLFAL; encoded by the coding sequence ATGAGAACGTTACGACACGAACGTACGTTTCTTCAACACAGTCTGATTCGAAAAGCCATGAATTTTTCTTTGCATAATTCCTTATTAATGTCTCTTCCCCGTCCCGCCGGTATGACCCAACCCGGGGCAGAATTTATGTTACCCTTTCTAGTTATTGCTTTAGCTTGCGTAGGGGTTGGATTTTACTTTGCCAACCGTCGCCAGCAATGGTTACAACATTCAGCAGTTGCCGAAGGCGTCATCGTTGATGTCCTGAAGAAATACAACCGGGATGATAAAATGGGTAACTACCCGCTCCTTTTCCCCCAGGTGAAGTTCAGTGTGGGTAATCACCAGTTCGTAGCTCAGGGCGAAGAAGCCCTCTCACAACCGATTCAGGTCGGCGAGACGGTAGCCGTTCGCTATAACATCGAAAACCCTGAAGACGCTACGCTGGGAACGGACCACGTACCAGGCACCAATCCGAAGGTGTTTTACATCTTAGGAGGTGTTTTTGTACTGATCAGTGTACTGTTTGCCCTGTAA
- a CDS encoding CopD family protein — MESAYPYLKSLHIIFVVSWFAGLFYLPRLFIYHTEAHTKPEPARGILLAEYRKNEKLLFNAIMVPAMWLTILSASWMLYLIPAWLEQSWMHLKLTFVAGVVAYHFYCRKLIYELRQDHFRHSSFQLRLWNEVATILLFAIVFLVVLKNALDWIYGVVGLLVFALVIMMAVRLVKRRREQKQQKP; from the coding sequence ATGGAGTCTGCGTATCCCTACCTCAAATCCCTGCACATCATTTTTGTGGTGAGCTGGTTTGCGGGTCTGTTTTATTTACCCCGGCTGTTTATCTATCACACCGAAGCTCATACCAAGCCCGAGCCGGCTCGTGGCATCTTGCTGGCCGAGTACCGGAAAAATGAAAAGCTACTCTTCAACGCCATCATGGTTCCGGCAATGTGGCTTACCATTCTGTCGGCTAGCTGGATGCTGTACCTGATTCCGGCGTGGCTGGAACAATCATGGATGCACCTGAAGCTTACCTTCGTGGCGGGTGTGGTGGCGTACCATTTTTACTGCCGCAAGCTGATCTACGAACTGCGGCAGGATCACTTCCGCCACAGCTCTTTTCAGTTACGCCTGTGGAATGAAGTAGCAACGATTCTACTCTTTGCCATTGTTTTTCTGGTGGTATTGAAGAATGCACTCGACTGGATTTACGGCGTGGTGGGTCTGCTTGTTTTTGCCCTAGTTATTATGATGGCCGTACGGCTGGTCAAACGGCGGCGGGAACAAAAGCAGCAAAAGCCTTAA
- the hemN gene encoding oxygen-independent coproporphyrinogen III oxidase: METSLLKKYDVAGPRYTSYPTVPYWETDTFTTEQWKDRLLDKFIRSDRSVSLYVHLPYCESLCTFCGCHKRITKNHAVERPYLETVLREWQLYLDLFPSRPELAEMHFGGGTPTFFTAQNLAWFVEQLLKGTTAVEQPDFGFEGHPNNTTFEHLQALADLGFRRVSFGVQDYDPRVQQAIHRIQPFERVKIATENARRAGYSSVSHDLVYGLPFQTQAGVRDTIQKTIVLRPDRISYYSYAHVPWIKGTGQRGFQNEDIPQGEEKRALYEIGRDLLQQAGYTEIGMDHFALPHDSLYQAMQKGTLHRNFMGYTTTRSEVLVGLGASSISDCWTAFAQNLKDIEAYTAAVEEQTFPILKGHALTDEDLHIRRQILDLMCRFETQWQPGSSSEIEVALQGLQNDQLIEYSVDRVQVTEKGRAFLRNICMVFDEKLKKNQPQQPLFSKTV, translated from the coding sequence ATGGAGACTTCACTGTTAAAAAAATACGATGTGGCTGGGCCACGCTATACGAGTTATCCCACAGTACCGTACTGGGAAACGGATACGTTTACTACGGAACAATGGAAAGACCGCTTGTTGGATAAATTCATTCGTTCCGACCGATCCGTCAGTTTGTACGTGCATCTGCCGTACTGTGAAAGCTTGTGTACGTTTTGTGGCTGTCATAAACGGATTACGAAAAACCATGCGGTCGAGCGGCCGTATCTGGAAACGGTCCTGCGGGAGTGGCAACTCTACCTGGATCTATTTCCTTCGCGACCTGAGTTAGCCGAAATGCACTTTGGGGGTGGAACGCCCACCTTTTTTACGGCCCAGAATCTCGCTTGGTTTGTAGAACAATTACTTAAAGGCACGACGGCTGTTGAGCAGCCAGACTTTGGCTTTGAGGGACACCCCAACAATACCACGTTTGAACATTTGCAGGCCCTCGCGGACCTGGGCTTTCGCCGCGTAAGCTTCGGGGTACAAGATTATGATCCACGCGTGCAGCAGGCAATTCATCGCATTCAACCGTTCGAGCGGGTAAAAATTGCTACCGAAAATGCTCGGCGGGCGGGTTACTCGTCCGTGAGTCACGATTTAGTGTACGGTTTGCCGTTTCAGACGCAGGCGGGCGTTCGGGATACCATCCAGAAAACCATTGTCTTACGGCCCGATCGGATTTCCTATTACTCATACGCTCACGTACCCTGGATCAAAGGCACGGGGCAACGCGGGTTTCAGAACGAAGACATTCCACAAGGGGAAGAAAAGCGGGCTTTGTACGAAATCGGTCGGGATCTGCTGCAGCAGGCGGGTTATACTGAAATCGGAATGGACCATTTTGCTCTGCCTCATGATTCCCTGTATCAGGCCATGCAGAAGGGTACGCTCCACCGTAACTTCATGGGGTATACCACCACGCGTTCGGAGGTGCTGGTAGGGCTGGGGGCTTCTTCGATTTCGGATTGCTGGACGGCCTTCGCCCAGAACCTGAAAGATATCGAAGCGTATACGGCGGCGGTTGAAGAGCAGACTTTCCCGATTTTGAAAGGTCACGCCCTGACCGACGAAGATCTGCATATCCGGCGTCAGATTCTGGATTTAATGTGTCGTTTTGAAACCCAATGGCAGCCCGGTAGCTCTTCTGAAATAGAAGTGGCTTTGCAGGGATTACAAAACGATCAGTTGATCGAGTATAGCGTAGATCGCGTGCAGGTTACGGAAAAGGGGAGAGCTTTTTTGCGGAATATCTGTATGGTATTTGACGAAAAACTAAAGAAAAATCAACCCCAGCAACCGTTATTTTCTAAAACCGTTTGA
- a CDS encoding DUF4421 domain-containing protein: MTSFFRLLPVLLIMGTGSVEAQSSRSEIDTSYISSYVRKLTGRVYMSQKYSRLLMNNSKMRLTYKPNTSLNLGVGATYESLTLNLAYGFGFLNPDHGQGKTKYLDLQSHLYSRHWVTDVYGQFYRGYYLKPQEIKSDSYYLRPDLKLRMVGASVYRLSNGERFSYRAAFVQNEWQKKSAGSWLYGAEIYYGVIKADSALKPSVLAPEYTTEKVRFYKLGPGGGYAYTWVLNRHFFATGSLTANLNLTMSHEYNDNQHETRLHVRPNVNYRAVLGYNSPLWNVNVSLVNSDVGLAGASRTEYLIRTGNYRLTVAKRFDPGKKLRKLAREKRRLLDSGNPIPNE, translated from the coding sequence ATGACTTCCTTTTTTAGACTCTTGCCGGTCCTGCTAATCATGGGTACGGGTTCGGTAGAAGCTCAGTCATCCCGCTCCGAAATCGACACCAGCTACATTTCGTCTTACGTGCGAAAGCTGACAGGTCGCGTGTATATGTCGCAGAAGTACAGTCGCTTACTCATGAATAACTCCAAAATGCGACTTACGTATAAGCCCAACACCTCGCTCAACCTGGGCGTGGGGGCTACTTATGAATCGCTTACTCTGAATCTGGCCTACGGCTTTGGTTTTCTAAATCCGGATCATGGACAGGGAAAAACTAAGTACTTGGATCTGCAATCGCACTTGTACAGCCGTCATTGGGTCACCGACGTATACGGTCAATTCTACCGGGGATACTACCTGAAACCCCAGGAAATCAAATCGGATTCGTATTATTTACGACCCGATTTAAAGCTACGGATGGTCGGAGCTTCGGTATATCGGCTAAGCAATGGCGAACGGTTTTCGTACCGGGCTGCCTTCGTACAGAACGAATGGCAGAAAAAATCGGCGGGTTCCTGGCTCTATGGTGCGGAAATTTACTACGGGGTTATCAAGGCAGACAGTGCACTGAAACCTTCGGTTCTGGCTCCAGAGTATACTACTGAAAAGGTACGATTCTATAAGCTTGGACCGGGTGGAGGGTACGCGTATACCTGGGTACTGAACCGCCATTTTTTCGCGACGGGTTCACTGACGGCTAATTTGAATTTGACGATGAGCCACGAATACAATGACAATCAGCACGAGACTCGCCTGCACGTACGGCCCAATGTGAATTACCGGGCGGTACTGGGCTACAACAGTCCGCTCTGGAATGTCAACGTATCACTGGTGAATTCGGACGTGGGTTTGGCGGGGGCCAGTCGAACCGAGTACCTTATTCGGACCGGTAATTATCGACTTACCGTAGCCAAACGATTCGATCCCGGAAAGAAATTGCGAAAGCTGGCTCGGGAGAAGCGGCGATTACTCGATTCAGGGAATCCCATACCAAATGAGTAA
- a CDS encoding lactonase family protein, with protein sequence MQTLTVISIGLGLLGSAQLISPPRSKKDEYHLLIGTYTQKSSEGIYVYSFNTKTGDFSSESIAKGLKNPSYLAVSPDEKKVYSVGEMENGGAVYAFAFDNKTGTLDKLSSESSGGAGPCYVAVDRTGKWVIVGNYGGGSLSVLPVLENGGVGAPQQTIQHEGKGPNEKRQEKAHVHSINIAPNNRDVFVPDLGMDEITYYQLDEKTGKLTEGKPTKTTPGAGPRHFTFHPSGKFVYAINELNQTVTAYAYSKDGTLTPLQSLSTVPTDFKGQNICADLHVSPDGKFLYGSNRGHDSIAIYAIDAKTGTLKLVDITSSGGKHPRNFMIDPSGELVLVANRDTDNVVVFKRDAKSGKITPTGKEISVSMPVCLKMIPKG encoded by the coding sequence ATGCAAACATTAACTGTAATTTCCATAGGCCTGGGTCTACTTGGTTCGGCTCAACTAATTTCGCCGCCACGTTCAAAAAAAGATGAATATCACCTTCTGATTGGTACCTACACCCAAAAATCCAGTGAAGGCATTTACGTGTATTCTTTTAATACCAAGACGGGTGATTTTTCGTCGGAAAGCATCGCCAAGGGTTTGAAGAATCCCTCGTACCTGGCCGTTTCGCCGGACGAAAAAAAGGTGTATTCCGTGGGTGAAATGGAAAATGGCGGTGCCGTATACGCCTTTGCGTTTGATAATAAGACCGGTACGCTCGACAAACTGAGTTCAGAATCCTCTGGTGGAGCGGGCCCCTGCTACGTAGCTGTAGATCGAACAGGTAAGTGGGTGATTGTCGGCAATTACGGGGGTGGGAGTCTGAGCGTTTTGCCAGTACTGGAAAACGGCGGCGTAGGAGCCCCGCAACAAACCATCCAGCACGAGGGAAAAGGACCCAATGAAAAACGCCAGGAAAAAGCCCACGTCCACTCCATCAATATTGCTCCGAATAACCGCGACGTGTTTGTGCCAGATCTGGGCATGGACGAAATCACGTATTACCAGCTCGATGAAAAAACGGGTAAACTCACCGAAGGCAAACCCACGAAAACCACACCCGGAGCGGGACCGCGGCATTTTACCTTCCATCCATCGGGTAAGTTTGTATACGCCATCAATGAATTGAACCAGACCGTGACGGCCTATGCCTACAGCAAAGACGGCACTTTAACGCCGCTACAAAGTTTATCCACCGTACCAACGGATTTCAAAGGGCAGAATATCTGTGCTGATTTACACGTATCGCCGGATGGCAAATTCCTGTACGGTTCGAATCGCGGTCACGACAGCATTGCCATTTACGCCATCGACGCTAAAACGGGTACGCTCAAGCTGGTTGATATAACGTCTTCCGGCGGCAAACATCCCCGTAATTTCATGATTGATCCTTCCGGCGAATTGGTGCTGGTAGCGAACCGGGATACGGATAATGTGGTAGTATTCAAACGCGATGCGAAAAGTGGAAAAATTACACCTACGGGCAAGGAGATTTCCGTATCGATGCCCGTTTGTCTGAAAATGATTCCGAAAGGCTAG
- a CDS encoding GNAT family N-acetyltransferase, with product MLFRPIEPKDNARLAQIIRSSIEEFHVPLQGTAHTDPTTDDLFTLFQKPGSAYWVAEESGEILGGCGVSPTSGLPDGCAELVRFFLTPASRGKGIGKQLMQQCFDTAQSLGYRQLYLETFAEMSAAVGMYEKMGFHYIPQALGNSGHYSCTIWMLKEL from the coding sequence ATGCTGTTTCGTCCCATTGAACCGAAAGACAACGCCCGTTTAGCTCAGATTATCCGGAGTTCCATCGAAGAATTTCATGTACCCCTGCAAGGAACTGCCCACACGGATCCTACAACGGACGATCTATTTACGCTTTTTCAAAAACCGGGCTCGGCCTATTGGGTAGCCGAAGAATCCGGCGAAATTCTGGGAGGTTGCGGCGTATCACCCACCAGTGGTCTGCCCGACGGCTGTGCCGAGCTGGTTCGTTTTTTCCTGACACCCGCCTCGCGGGGCAAGGGTATCGGAAAACAGCTCATGCAACAGTGTTTTGATACCGCCCAATCGCTGGGCTATCGCCAACTGTACCTGGAGACGTTTGCCGAAATGTCGGCCGCCGTGGGCATGTACGAGAAAATGGGTTTTCATTACATCCCGCAGGCTTTGGGTAATTCCGGACATTACAGCTGCACCATCTGGATGCTGAAAGAGTTGTAA
- a CDS encoding T9SS type A sorting domain-containing protein, whose protein sequence is MLLRNFYLLLGCIGWLALPAYSQSGAKLPLSPYQVTKRKVDSLQRLTTAGHFSVRSQTSRTASKPLAGGRQLASCESYLCNLIQSPLPVTWVKVTGQRLSENQVKVSWETATEVNNQQFEVQRSGQATEGFETIATVRGGLTSSRTLRYESIDANSFSGISYYRIKQIDTDGSYTFSKVVSVQGFEQVLTVRAFPNPAVRQKITFQLSGLKAPQSVAIELYDSRGMLVYQQKDQPLSDAFRIEVDPTAHLTAGFFFVKIRTNTQLAQASFVLLP, encoded by the coding sequence ATGTTGCTACGCAATTTTTATCTCCTCCTGGGATGTATCGGATGGCTGGCTCTACCCGCCTATTCACAATCAGGAGCCAAGCTCCCCCTCAGCCCTTATCAGGTTACGAAGCGGAAAGTGGATAGTCTTCAGCGACTGACCACTGCCGGGCATTTTTCTGTTCGTTCACAGACGTCTCGTACCGCCTCCAAACCGCTTGCCGGGGGGCGACAACTGGCGAGTTGCGAGAGCTACCTCTGTAACTTGATTCAATCTCCCCTACCCGTAACCTGGGTAAAGGTTACGGGCCAGCGGCTCAGCGAAAATCAGGTGAAAGTAAGCTGGGAAACCGCAACCGAAGTTAACAATCAGCAGTTTGAGGTACAGCGTTCGGGGCAGGCGACGGAAGGCTTCGAAACCATCGCGACCGTACGGGGCGGACTCACTTCCTCCCGAACGCTTCGCTACGAATCGATCGATGCAAATTCCTTTTCCGGAATTTCTTACTATCGCATCAAACAAATCGATACGGATGGTTCTTATACTTTTTCGAAGGTGGTTTCGGTACAGGGATTCGAACAGGTACTAACCGTCAGAGCATTTCCCAATCCGGCCGTCCGGCAAAAGATTACCTTTCAGCTCTCCGGGCTAAAAGCTCCCCAATCGGTTGCCATTGAGTTGTATGATTCGCGGGGTATGCTGGTCTACCAGCAAAAGGATCAGCCTTTATCGGATGCTTTTCGGATTGAGGTAGATCCTACGGCTCATCTAACTGCGGGTTTCTTTTTTGTAAAGATTCGTACGAATACTCAGCTTGCTCAGGCTTCGTTTGTACTCCTGCCTTAG
- a CDS encoding type VI secretion system tube protein Hcp, producing MRKIYLSLLLSLFALVTTRTNAQGIYMSINDITTNGSEAPNHRNEVRIYSIQYGISSEASFIKGGGPTVSKPNFSALTLTKSYDISSIDFISKMTSGKSIPRVDLNFYDPKDRTTYRIRLEDVFVTSYETSSSGECEGGCPGLQESVSFVFKQYIIFETDSKGGGLQQKFGFDVSQNKQL from the coding sequence ATGAGAAAAATTTATCTCTCTCTGCTCCTGAGCCTGTTTGCTCTAGTAACAACCCGTACGAACGCCCAGGGTATTTACATGTCCATCAATGACATTACAACGAATGGTAGTGAAGCTCCTAATCACCGGAATGAAGTTAGAATCTACAGTATTCAGTATGGCATCTCCAGTGAAGCTTCTTTTATTAAAGGAGGTGGACCCACTGTGAGTAAACCTAATTTCAGTGCTCTTACACTTACAAAATCATATGACATATCTAGTATAGATTTTATCAGTAAAATGACCAGTGGGAAATCGATACCAAGAGTTGATCTCAATTTTTATGATCCTAAAGATCGGACTACCTATCGAATTCGGCTGGAGGATGTATTTGTAACTTCATACGAAACCAGTTCTTCGGGCGAATGTGAAGGAGGTTGTCCGGGTTTACAGGAATCGGTTAGTTTCGTTTTCAAACAATACATCATCTTTGAAACAGATTCTAAGGGAGGCGGACTGCAACAGAAATTTGGCTTCGATGTTAGCCAGAATAAACAGCTATAA